One Deinococcus grandis DNA window includes the following coding sequences:
- a CDS encoding N-6 DNA methylase: protein MSTTFLISPNSSAISEADVQAHAASILGAAGYTVKHHKSGNVRIDKSWPSKTKSGKGHGFPDTLLFSGGNDLPMCVWENKNPSVKVDLALDEAKFYIEGLHAAMALEPALPRIAVGFNGIDSIVEYYTPERKWVPVKSDGKLLVNEFPNPELLLGGIDSSGNFIGRLGFATIQDLRDALKKLKTIYRLIPVLSSGRNPVDFTVALLTLKLLLEQNVSWGTWAEQPALVPGAASESHAVAERLVSLVDRILADPIMKAKYGDIFDFKDSIEESEINFKFKFILSKIDRHKNSFSEIFKTLDSLPPLEHANFDIFGEVFQWIGDESTKKALGEFFTGRHIISSVVPILLERSGGLRSMSDVEKLKIGDIACGTGGFLTEALRYIKKTLSLSDAQTREISKKVFFGYDLGYSNASRARVNMYFAGDGFSEIKGGFDSLAKHSITQFPADGFDFILTNPPYGKSSYGRAEEAFLSKVIEILKPGAWGMIVLPAGVVENPRSSAARYMLLRSCKVTDIISLPKHAFAPYTQQKTVIVVFQKRIVDSMPLSEAWSGLSLIENEKISMYVVDNDGYANSDKRYPTDRKSVDGSWLHDELSRWVDPFGNSRPSHLHAALIDEVEPPFKVNEFNKETGKKYGRFRLMDLRDKDRGVNLLPEASLRPKLHEIDYYEYVKRAQSLIDYYDRKTDNLECGILSEAEYLMGVNLIYPAQSIMIKSTINDIFELTKGDQSLSEAIIYRYYEEDGLPVYGGGVESPKYRISESAITGNGKEISIHEGPSIVLAMDGSSGAMTVIDTGKFSANHHALVLRPNDEKFQLYWFKQQMEQSMRNSASNKGASATLTLPFVKLAVVEVPIKAIRNEINNLRRRLEEIRKKLHE from the coding sequence ATGTCCACGACTTTTTTAATCAGCCCTAATTCATCCGCAATCTCTGAAGCAGATGTCCAAGCTCATGCCGCATCTATTCTTGGCGCGGCAGGATATACCGTCAAGCACCACAAAAGTGGTAATGTGAGAATTGACAAATCCTGGCCGTCTAAAACAAAAAGTGGAAAAGGACATGGATTCCCTGATACTTTGCTGTTTTCTGGCGGCAATGATTTGCCAATGTGTGTTTGGGAAAATAAAAATCCTTCCGTTAAAGTAGATCTAGCACTAGATGAAGCAAAATTTTACATCGAAGGCCTTCATGCGGCCATGGCTTTGGAACCAGCGCTTCCGAGGATTGCAGTAGGATTTAATGGAATTGATTCTATAGTTGAATACTATACTCCGGAAAGGAAATGGGTTCCGGTCAAATCTGATGGCAAGCTTCTTGTAAATGAATTCCCAAACCCGGAACTACTCTTAGGTGGTATTGATTCTTCGGGAAATTTTATTGGACGTTTAGGATTTGCTACTATTCAGGATCTTAGAGACGCATTGAAAAAACTGAAAACAATCTATAGGTTGATTCCTGTGCTTTCGTCTGGACGCAACCCAGTAGATTTTACTGTGGCTCTTCTGACACTCAAGTTGCTTCTTGAACAAAACGTATCGTGGGGAACATGGGCTGAGCAACCTGCATTAGTTCCGGGTGCCGCATCTGAGAGTCACGCCGTTGCAGAACGTCTGGTTAGCCTCGTGGATAGGATATTGGCTGATCCAATAATGAAAGCCAAATATGGCGATATATTTGATTTTAAAGATTCTATCGAAGAAAGCGAAATAAACTTCAAATTCAAATTTATCCTTTCAAAGATAGACAGGCATAAGAATAGTTTTTCAGAAATATTTAAGACTCTTGATTCTCTGCCGCCCTTGGAGCATGCAAACTTTGATATATTTGGAGAAGTTTTTCAATGGATTGGCGACGAATCAACAAAAAAGGCCTTGGGTGAATTCTTCACTGGCAGACACATTATTTCCTCTGTGGTGCCCATATTATTGGAGCGTTCGGGCGGATTGAGATCGATGTCAGACGTTGAAAAGCTAAAAATAGGTGATATAGCCTGCGGAACTGGTGGATTTTTAACAGAGGCATTGCGTTACATTAAAAAAACCTTATCCCTTAGCGACGCCCAAACAAGGGAAATATCAAAAAAAGTATTTTTCGGTTACGATCTAGGTTATTCTAACGCATCGCGCGCGAGAGTTAATATGTATTTCGCCGGCGATGGTTTCAGTGAAATAAAAGGCGGTTTTGATAGCTTGGCAAAGCATAGTATTACTCAATTTCCAGCTGACGGATTTGATTTTATCCTAACTAATCCGCCTTACGGTAAGTCTTCATATGGAAGAGCTGAGGAGGCTTTCTTATCGAAAGTTATTGAAATATTAAAGCCCGGCGCTTGGGGAATGATTGTTCTACCTGCGGGTGTTGTTGAAAATCCTCGATCATCTGCGGCTAGATATATGCTTTTAAGAAGCTGTAAAGTAACCGACATTATATCGTTGCCTAAACATGCCTTTGCCCCTTATACGCAGCAGAAAACGGTAATCGTTGTATTTCAAAAAAGAATCGTAGATAGCATGCCTCTATCAGAAGCGTGGTCAGGTTTAAGTCTGATAGAAAATGAGAAGATCTCAATGTACGTTGTAGATAACGATGGGTATGCGAATAGTGACAAACGCTATCCGACAGATAGAAAGTCTGTTGATGGATCATGGTTGCATGACGAACTATCACGATGGGTTGATCCCTTCGGTAACTCTCGCCCTAGTCATCTTCATGCTGCTCTAATAGATGAGGTTGAACCTCCTTTCAAGGTAAATGAGTTTAATAAAGAAACTGGGAAAAAGTACGGTAGATTTAGATTGATGGATCTGCGAGACAAAGATAGGGGTGTTAATCTTTTACCAGAAGCCTCGTTGAGGCCAAAATTACACGAAATAGATTACTATGAATACGTAAAGCGTGCTCAAAGTTTGATTGATTATTATGATAGAAAAACTGACAATCTAGAATGCGGAATCTTGAGCGAGGCTGAATACCTTATGGGTGTGAATCTGATTTACCCTGCGCAATCGATTATGATTAAATCAACAATTAATGATATCTTTGAATTGACAAAGGGGGATCAATCATTAAGCGAAGCTATAATATATCGTTATTATGAGGAAGATGGTCTACCCGTATACGGTGGGGGAGTGGAAAGCCCCAAATATAGAATTTCAGAAAGCGCAATTACAGGCAACGGAAAGGAAATTAGTATACATGAAGGCCCATCCATTGTTTTAGCCATGGACGGTTCATCTGGGGCCATGACAGTTATTGACACGGGTAAGTTTTCTGCAAATCATCATGCATTAGTATTGCGGCCAAATGATGAAAAATTTCAATTGTATTGGTTTAAGCAGCAGATGGAGCAGTCAATGCGTAATTCGGCTTCAAACAAAGGTGCCTCTGCGACATTAACTCTACCGTTTGTCAAATTGGCAGTGGTAGAAGTGCCAATCAAGGCAATTAGAAATGAAATAAACAATCTAAGACGAAGACTTGAGGAAATACGAAAGAAATTACATGAATGA
- a CDS encoding type 1 glutamine amidotransferase domain-containing protein gives MTDQPLKGKTIAILAADGVEQVELVKPREALEAAGATTHLISLKAGQIQSMKGDLEPQDKYDVDHTVTQANPSDYDGLLLPGGTVNPDKLRLDAYAMKFVRAFYDHGAPIAAICHGPWSLSETGISKGLKMTSWPSLKHELTLGGAEWVDQQVVVDKGIVTSRNPDDIPAFNAKMIEEFQEGDHSSKR, from the coding sequence ATGACCGACCAACCCCTGAAAGGCAAAACCATCGCCATCCTCGCCGCCGACGGCGTCGAACAGGTCGAACTCGTCAAACCCCGCGAGGCCCTGGAAGCCGCCGGGGCCACCACGCACCTCATCAGCCTCAAGGCCGGGCAGATCCAGAGCATGAAAGGCGACCTCGAACCCCAGGACAAATACGACGTGGACCACACCGTCACGCAGGCCAACCCCAGCGACTACGACGGCCTCCTCCTGCCCGGCGGCACCGTCAACCCCGACAAGCTCCGCCTGGACGCGTACGCCATGAAGTTCGTCCGTGCGTTCTACGACCACGGCGCACCCATCGCCGCCATCTGCCACGGCCCCTGGAGCCTCAGCGAAACCGGCATCAGCAAAGGCCTGAAAATGACCAGCTGGCCCAGCCTGAAACACGAACTCACCCTCGGCGGCGCCGAATGGGTCGACCAGCAGGTCGTCGTGGACAAGGGCATTGTCACCAGCCGCAACCCCGACGACATCCCCGCCTTCAACGCCAAGATGATCGAAGAATTCCAGGAAGGCGACCACAGCAGCAAGAGGTAA
- a CDS encoding nuclear transport factor 2 family protein, producing MTLTEEFAKALQTAEQGGDVSGLLTLHAGDVTLRNLTQQTWEGAEGAREFWEAYLGNFEEVRSEFSRVQEVGGLGVLEWVASGRLPGGREISYRGVSLLDVQDGKVSAFRTYYDSAAFVVATPA from the coding sequence ATGACACTGACTGAGGAGTTCGCGAAGGCCTTACAGACCGCCGAGCAGGGCGGGGACGTTTCGGGGTTGCTGACCCTGCACGCGGGGGACGTGACGCTGCGGAACCTGACGCAGCAGACCTGGGAGGGCGCGGAGGGTGCGCGCGAGTTCTGGGAGGCCTACCTGGGCAATTTCGAGGAGGTGCGCAGCGAGTTCTCCCGCGTGCAGGAGGTGGGGGGTCTGGGCGTGCTCGAGTGGGTGGCGTCGGGTCGCCTGCCGGGTGGGCGGGAGATCTCTTACCGGGGCGTGAGCCTGCTGGACGTGCAGGATGGGAAGGTGTCGGCTTTCCGCACGTATTACGACAGCGCGGCGTTCGTGGTGGCGACGCCCGCCTGA
- a CDS encoding cupin domain-containing protein — protein MSQYKVSQSDTTHGTDGEHHLVKGQQSSMRLWHREEPNADKPESTHEYETLGYVIEGRVDLIVNGETISLQPGDSYHVPAGVPHTFRVTETLTAVEVTTPGTDK, from the coding sequence ATGAGCCAGTACAAGGTCAGCCAGAGCGACACCACCCACGGCACCGACGGCGAGCACCACCTCGTCAAGGGGCAGCAGAGCAGCATGCGCCTGTGGCACCGCGAGGAACCCAACGCCGACAAACCCGAGAGCACCCACGAGTACGAAACCCTCGGGTACGTCATCGAAGGCCGCGTCGATCTGATCGTGAACGGCGAGACGATCAGCCTCCAGCCCGGCGACTCCTACCACGTGCCCGCCGGCGTCCCCCACACCTTCCGCGTCACCGAGACCCTCACTGCCGTCGAAGTGACCACGCCCGGCACGGACAAGTAA
- the dnaG gene encoding DNA primase, whose protein sequence is MGTKEEVRSRLNIADVVGEYVQLSPAGRGRLKGLCPFHKEKSPSFQVDTEQGYFYCFGCKAGGDVFSFVQRTENLSFGDAMRKLAERAGIQVEARYGERSSRDVFDVNAFALAYFREHLMGPAGEAALAYLRRRGLTDATIESFEVGFAPDGWDGLLKHARVKGVSERQLLEAGLLIENPESGRVYDRFRARVMFPIRDHLGRLVGFGGRVLDDSKPKYLNTPETDVFRKGELLYGLDKARLGLKNGGELVVVEGYMDVITMHQHGFTGAVASLGTALTAEHATLLERLGAQSLVLLFDRDEAGLKATLSGLDQVLGAKFRVRATSVPSGKDPADTLLAGDTELLRTALSSGLDEVRYRVQAAIERHGVGTSEGKRRILMELLPRMQNLDPLDEIAEGVRGAACETLGIKPEALMEWIASKAKRRTLTDTHLAGMTSTRSEEDRELALLKQLLVDPSLLAKLDGSMPWRNESVRKVMLAARGAQTPDDILDVFRGQPEEQLLIRLMFEGRDAGTIGRENSQQYEQKVSGYAAAAVDDIQVTLSIDAMRAEVDLLKKQVPSAAPTEQLGLLRQIQDLQRAIEAEKRVRGAARA, encoded by the coding sequence GTGGGAACGAAAGAAGAGGTTCGTTCGCGCCTGAACATTGCGGATGTGGTGGGCGAGTACGTGCAGCTCTCGCCTGCCGGTCGCGGTCGCCTGAAGGGCCTGTGTCCGTTCCATAAGGAGAAGTCGCCGTCGTTCCAGGTGGATACGGAGCAGGGCTACTTCTACTGCTTCGGCTGTAAGGCGGGCGGGGACGTGTTCAGTTTCGTGCAGCGCACGGAGAACCTGAGTTTCGGGGACGCGATGCGCAAGCTCGCGGAGCGGGCGGGGATTCAGGTGGAGGCCCGGTACGGGGAACGGTCGAGCCGGGACGTGTTCGATGTGAACGCGTTCGCGCTGGCGTATTTCCGTGAGCACCTGATGGGGCCCGCGGGCGAGGCGGCGCTGGCGTACCTGCGGCGGCGTGGGCTGACGGACGCGACCATCGAGTCGTTCGAGGTGGGTTTCGCGCCGGACGGCTGGGACGGCCTGTTGAAGCATGCGCGGGTGAAGGGCGTGTCGGAACGGCAGCTGCTGGAGGCGGGGTTGCTGATCGAGAATCCGGAGTCCGGGCGGGTGTACGACCGGTTCCGCGCGCGGGTGATGTTCCCCATCCGCGATCACCTGGGGCGGCTGGTGGGGTTCGGGGGGCGCGTGCTGGACGACAGCAAGCCGAAGTACCTGAACACCCCGGAAACGGACGTGTTCCGCAAGGGTGAGCTGCTGTACGGGCTGGATAAGGCCCGCCTGGGCCTGAAGAACGGCGGGGAGCTGGTGGTGGTGGAAGGTTACATGGACGTGATCACCATGCACCAGCACGGGTTTACGGGGGCGGTGGCGAGCCTGGGCACGGCCCTGACCGCGGAGCACGCGACGCTGCTGGAGCGGCTGGGCGCGCAGAGTCTGGTGCTGCTGTTCGACCGTGACGAGGCGGGGTTGAAGGCGACCTTGTCGGGACTGGATCAGGTGCTGGGCGCGAAGTTCCGCGTGCGCGCCACGAGCGTGCCGAGCGGGAAGGATCCGGCGGACACCCTGCTGGCGGGGGACACCGAACTGCTGCGGACGGCCCTGAGCAGCGGTCTGGACGAGGTGCGGTACCGCGTGCAGGCCGCCATCGAACGGCACGGGGTGGGCACCAGCGAGGGCAAACGCCGCATCCTGATGGAACTGCTGCCGCGCATGCAGAACCTCGATCCCCTCGATGAGATCGCCGAGGGTGTGCGCGGCGCGGCGTGCGAGACGCTGGGCATTAAGCCCGAGGCGCTCATGGAGTGGATCGCCAGCAAGGCCAAGCGGCGCACCCTGACGGACACGCATCTGGCGGGCATGACGAGCACGCGCAGCGAGGAGGACCGCGAACTGGCCCTCCTGAAGCAGCTGCTGGTCGATCCGTCGCTGCTGGCGAAACTGGATGGCAGCATGCCGTGGCGCAACGAGTCGGTGCGCAAGGTGATGCTGGCCGCGCGCGGCGCGCAGACGCCCGACGACATTCTGGACGTGTTCCGTGGTCAGCCCGAGGAGCAGCTCCTGATCCGCCTGATGTTCGAGGGCCGCGACGCGGGCACCATCGGCCGGGAGAACAGCCAGCAGTACGAGCAGAAGGTCAGCGGGTACGCGGCGGCCGCCGTGGACGACATTCAGGTGACCCTCAGCATCGACGCGATGCGCGCCGAGGTGGACCTCCTGAAGAAACAGGTGCCTTCTGCCGCCCCCACCGAGCAGCTGGGCCTCCTGCGGCAGATCCAGGACCTCCAGCGCGCCATCGAAGCCGAGAAACGCGTCCGCGGCGCCGCGCGGGCCTAA
- a CDS encoding aldo/keto reductase, which yields MEQRDFGTTGLRVSLLGLGAGQIGDGALSEDHAGTLLNRAIDRGITLVDTARGYGLSEERIGRHLAYRRHDFILSSKGGYSADGADDWTPQAIRLGIEQALTRLRCDWIDIFHLHSCPAETLRRDDLLGALDDARRDGLIRVAAYSGENEALAWAIQSGRFGSIETSVNLADQFSRRQLLPAATESGMGVIAKRPIANAAWRFTERPVGDYAETYWERLRTLNIDTIRQNAGLDWLDLALRFTAHAPGVHSAIVGTASIQNLERNIDLVQQGPLPLDVLTHIEAAWTQNGLEWGGEV from the coding sequence ATGGAACAGAGGGACTTCGGCACCACCGGCCTGCGCGTCAGCCTCCTCGGCCTCGGCGCCGGGCAGATCGGCGACGGCGCACTCAGTGAAGACCACGCGGGCACTCTCCTGAACCGCGCCATCGACCGGGGCATCACCCTCGTGGACACCGCGCGCGGCTACGGCCTCAGCGAGGAACGCATCGGACGGCACCTCGCCTACCGCCGCCACGACTTCATCCTCAGCAGTAAGGGCGGGTACAGCGCCGACGGCGCCGACGACTGGACGCCGCAGGCCATCCGCCTCGGCATCGAACAGGCCCTCACGCGGCTGCGCTGCGACTGGATCGACATTTTCCACCTGCACTCCTGCCCCGCCGAGACCCTGCGCCGCGACGACCTCCTCGGCGCCCTCGACGACGCCCGGCGTGACGGCCTGATCCGCGTCGCCGCGTACAGCGGCGAGAACGAAGCCCTCGCCTGGGCCATCCAGAGCGGCCGCTTCGGCAGCATCGAGACCAGCGTCAACCTCGCCGACCAGTTCAGCCGTCGCCAGCTGCTCCCCGCCGCCACCGAGAGCGGCATGGGCGTCATCGCCAAACGCCCCATCGCCAACGCCGCCTGGCGCTTCACCGAACGCCCAGTCGGCGACTACGCCGAAACGTACTGGGAACGCCTGCGCACCCTGAACATCGACACAATCCGCCAGAACGCCGGACTCGACTGGCTCGACCTCGCCCTGCGCTTCACCGCCCACGCCCCCGGCGTCCACAGCGCCATCGTCGGCACCGCCAGCATCCAGAACCTCGAACGCAACATCGACCTCGTCCAGCAGGGCCCCCTCCCGCTGGACGTCCTCACGCACATCGAAGCCGCGTGGACCCAAAACGGGCTGGAATGGGGCGGGGAAGTGTAA
- a CDS encoding ABC transporter ATP-binding protein — protein MFSRPGRAASPLSPEGSRVRRDPRQLVRLLAFARPYRWVFVVGVVATLVSSGLNLVFPALFGRLIDASFLRVGSTDTSQLDRTVVALLGIFALSAVFGAAQSFLLSRVGAGVVADLRRAVFAHLLTLSPRFFGEHKTGDLTSRLTSDVGTVQTVTSTALAQLAAQSVSLVGAVVLLVTTSPRLSLLTLAVIPLVIGTAVTIGRRIRRVSREVQDAVAGANASAEEAISGVRVVQSFTAESLEEGRYGQGVTQSFLAALKRARLQALMAGVMSFLTFGALAVVLWYGGRLVMAGSLTPGNLVTFLFYALQVGGTVVALTGVFNQFQEALGASGRIFELLDERSDLPQPAQPAPLARAEGRVSFDGVSFTYDGETEGTRAAVLRDVTLDVPAGQVVALVGPSGAGKTTLVNLIPRFWDVTGGTLRVDGRDVRDYALADLRAQVGLVPQETLLFSGSIRENILYGRPGARPDEVEAAARAANAHEFIRAFPHGYDTVVGERGVKLSGGQRQRVAIARAILKDPRILILDEATSALDNESEALVQAALERLMQGRTTFVIAHRLSTIRNADRILVMDAGSVTEDGTHAQLLAAGGLYRDLYELQFRAEQDAQADLKLTTS, from the coding sequence ATGTTCTCCCGTCCTGGTCGTGCTGCTTCGCCCCTGAGTCCGGAGGGTTCGCGTGTGAGGCGTGATCCGCGTCAGCTGGTGCGACTGCTGGCGTTCGCGCGGCCGTACCGGTGGGTGTTCGTGGTGGGTGTGGTGGCGACGCTGGTGTCGAGTGGGTTGAACCTGGTGTTCCCGGCGTTGTTCGGGCGGTTGATCGACGCGTCGTTCCTGCGGGTGGGTTCGACGGATACGTCGCAGCTGGACCGGACGGTGGTGGCGCTGCTGGGCATCTTCGCGCTGTCGGCGGTGTTCGGGGCGGCGCAGTCGTTCCTGCTGTCGCGGGTGGGGGCGGGCGTGGTGGCGGACCTGCGACGGGCGGTGTTCGCGCACCTGCTGACGCTCTCGCCGCGCTTTTTCGGGGAGCACAAGACCGGGGATCTGACCAGCCGCCTGACGTCGGACGTGGGCACCGTGCAGACCGTGACCAGCACGGCGCTGGCGCAGCTGGCGGCGCAGTCCGTGAGTCTGGTGGGCGCGGTGGTGCTGCTCGTGACGACCAGTCCGCGTCTGAGCCTGCTGACCCTGGCCGTTATCCCGCTGGTGATCGGGACGGCCGTGACCATCGGGCGGCGGATCCGCCGCGTGAGCCGCGAGGTGCAGGACGCCGTGGCAGGCGCGAACGCCAGCGCCGAGGAGGCCATCAGCGGCGTGCGCGTCGTGCAGAGCTTCACCGCCGAGAGCCTGGAGGAGGGCCGCTACGGGCAGGGCGTCACGCAGAGCTTCCTGGCGGCGCTGAAACGCGCCCGCCTGCAGGCGCTCATGGCGGGCGTGATGAGCTTCCTGACCTTCGGCGCGCTGGCCGTGGTGCTGTGGTACGGGGGGCGGCTGGTCATGGCGGGCAGCCTCACGCCGGGGAACCTCGTGACGTTCCTGTTCTACGCGCTGCAGGTGGGCGGCACGGTCGTCGCGCTGACCGGCGTGTTCAACCAGTTCCAGGAGGCGCTGGGCGCGTCGGGCCGCATCTTCGAACTGCTGGACGAACGCAGCGACCTGCCGCAGCCCGCGCAGCCCGCCCCGCTGGCCCGCGCGGAGGGCCGCGTGTCCTTCGACGGCGTGTCCTTCACCTATGACGGTGAGACTGAAGGGACGCGGGCCGCCGTGCTGCGCGACGTGACCCTGGACGTTCCCGCCGGGCAGGTCGTCGCGCTGGTCGGGCCGAGCGGGGCGGGGAAGACCACCCTCGTGAACCTCATCCCGCGCTTCTGGGACGTCACGGGCGGCACCCTGCGCGTGGACGGCCGGGACGTGCGCGACTACGCCCTGGCGGACCTGCGCGCCCAGGTGGGCCTCGTGCCGCAGGAGACGCTGCTGTTCAGCGGCAGCATTCGCGAGAACATCCTCTATGGTCGCCCCGGCGCGCGCCCCGACGAGGTCGAGGCCGCCGCCCGCGCCGCGAACGCCCACGAGTTCATCCGCGCCTTCCCGCACGGCTACGACACGGTCGTCGGGGAACGTGGCGTGAAACTCAGCGGTGGGCAACGCCAGCGGGTCGCCATCGCCCGCGCCATCCTGAAAGACCCCCGCATCCTGATCCTCGACGAGGCCACCAGCGCCCTCGACAACGAATCCGAGGCCCTCGTGCAGGCCGCGCTGGAACGCCTCATGCAGGGCCGCACCACCTTCGTCATCGCCCACCGCCTCAGCACCATCCGCAACGCCGACCGCATCCTCGTCATGGACGCCGGAAGCGTCACCGAGGACGGCACCCACGCCCAGCTGCTCGCCGCCGGGGGCCTGTACCGCGACCTGTACGAACTCCAGTTCCGCGCCGAACAGGACGCCCAGGCTGACCTGAAGCTCACCACCAGCTGA
- the ald gene encoding alanine dehydrogenase has translation MHIGLPKEIKVKENRVALTPGGVATLVRRGHTVTVQHGAGLGSGIADQDYVNAGATLGSADDAWAAEMVVKVKEPIQSEYHYLRPDLLLFTYLHLAADRPLTDALLQAGTTGVAYETVQLDDGSLPLLTPMSEVAGRLSVQAGAYHLQKPVGGRGVLLGGVPGVQPGHVTIIGGGVVGTNAAKMAMGLGAKVTILDVSQRRLAYLDDVFFGKITTMMSSEANIRDLLPTTDLLIGGVLIPGAKAPHLVTRDMLNLMPEGSVIVDVAVDQGGCVETIHATTHDDPTYTVDGVIHYGVANMPGAVPRTSTFALTNQTLPYALLLADHGAGALQRNPALMLGLNTHQGKLTYQGVADAFELPYVAPEAALA, from the coding sequence ATGCACATCGGGCTCCCGAAAGAAATCAAGGTCAAGGAAAACCGCGTCGCCCTCACCCCCGGCGGCGTCGCCACCCTCGTCCGCCGCGGCCACACCGTCACCGTCCAGCACGGCGCCGGCCTCGGCAGCGGCATCGCCGACCAGGACTACGTCAACGCCGGCGCCACCCTCGGCAGCGCCGACGACGCCTGGGCCGCCGAGATGGTCGTGAAGGTCAAGGAACCCATCCAGAGCGAGTACCACTACCTCCGCCCCGACCTCCTCCTGTTCACGTACCTGCACCTCGCCGCCGACCGCCCCCTCACCGACGCCCTCCTCCAGGCGGGCACCACCGGCGTCGCCTACGAAACCGTCCAGCTCGACGACGGCAGCCTCCCGCTGCTCACCCCCATGAGCGAGGTCGCGGGCCGACTCAGCGTCCAGGCCGGCGCGTACCACCTCCAGAAACCCGTCGGCGGACGCGGCGTCCTCCTCGGCGGCGTCCCCGGCGTGCAGCCCGGGCACGTCACCATCATCGGCGGCGGCGTCGTCGGCACCAACGCCGCCAAGATGGCCATGGGCCTCGGCGCCAAAGTCACCATCCTCGACGTGAGCCAGCGCCGCCTCGCGTACCTCGACGACGTCTTCTTCGGCAAGATCACCACCATGATGAGCAGCGAAGCCAACATCCGCGACCTGCTCCCCACCACCGACCTCCTCATCGGCGGCGTCCTCATCCCCGGCGCCAAAGCCCCCCACCTCGTCACCCGCGACATGCTGAACCTCATGCCCGAAGGCAGCGTCATCGTCGACGTCGCCGTCGACCAGGGCGGCTGCGTCGAAACCATCCACGCCACCACCCACGACGACCCCACCTACACCGTCGACGGCGTCATCCACTACGGCGTCGCCAACATGCCCGGCGCCGTCCCCCGCACCAGCACCTTCGCCCTCACCAACCAGACCCTCCCCTACGCCCTCCTCCTTGCCGACCACGGCGCGGGCGCCCTGCAACGCAACCCCGCCCTGATGCTCGGCCTGAACACCCACCAGGGCAAACTCACGTACCAGGGCGTCGCCGACGCGTTCGAACTGCCCTACGTGGCGCCCGAAGCCGCGCTGGCCTGA
- a CDS encoding Lrp/AsnC family transcriptional regulator: MSQNDLDAIDRQILGILQRDARIPNTELADEIGLTPAPTLRRVRRLEEEGVIQRYVALLDPKTVGRELMVIVRVTLDKQTKAGFEEFAKKMQDRPEVLECFLCLGDIDYLLKVSVPDLDAYQHFLVNTLAAIPGVRNTASTIVVKQEKYTTSLPLE; encoded by the coding sequence ATGTCTCAGAATGATCTGGATGCCATCGACCGGCAGATTCTGGGGATCCTGCAACGGGACGCCCGCATTCCGAACACGGAACTCGCGGACGAGATCGGCCTGACCCCCGCCCCCACCCTCCGCCGCGTGCGCCGCCTGGAGGAGGAAGGCGTCATTCAGCGGTACGTGGCGCTGCTCGACCCGAAAACCGTCGGCCGCGAACTGATGGTCATCGTGCGCGTCACGCTGGACAAGCAGACGAAGGCGGGCTTCGAGGAGTTCGCGAAGAAGATGCAGGACCGTCCCGAGGTGCTCGAGTGCTTCCTGTGCCTGGGGGACATCGACTACCTGTTGAAGGTGTCCGTGCCGGATCTGGACGCGTACCAGCACTTCCTGGTGAACACCCTGGCCGCCATTCCCGGCGTGCGGAACACCGCCAGCACGATCGTCGTGAAGCAGGAGAAGTACACGACCAGCCTCCCACTGGAATAG
- a CDS encoding peptidylprolyl isomerase, giving the protein MSRRALITASVLLGAALVACAPAATTAPTTTPPVTAAPVTPVPVSPTPAAPTPAPVLSFQAMPELTQAPVRSFGSAPAQIIDPTKRYRAVLKTSQGDVTLDLYPKVAPVAVNNFVFLALNHFYDGTRFHRVIDGFMAQGGDPLSADTTQQGRWGTGGPGYQFSAELVSGVRFDRAGVLGMARSQSLSSQGSQFFITVAPADFLSGNYTVFGQVIAGQDVLNRLQRNYNNSGPIAGAGADTLLGVQILQEQ; this is encoded by the coding sequence ATGTCCCGACGTGCCCTGATCACCGCTTCCGTCCTGCTGGGTGCCGCACTGGTCGCCTGCGCGCCCGCCGCCACTACCGCCCCAACCACCACGCCGCCGGTGACCGCTGCTCCGGTCACCCCCGTGCCGGTCTCCCCCACTCCTGCGGCGCCCACGCCCGCCCCGGTGCTGAGCTTCCAGGCGATGCCGGAGCTCACGCAGGCCCCGGTTCGCTCGTTCGGCAGCGCGCCCGCGCAGATCATCGACCCGACCAAACGCTACCGCGCGGTCCTGAAGACCAGTCAGGGGGACGTGACCCTGGACCTCTACCCGAAGGTCGCGCCGGTCGCAGTGAACAACTTCGTGTTCCTCGCGCTGAACCACTTCTACGACGGCACGCGCTTCCACCGCGTGATCGACGGCTTCATGGCGCAGGGCGGCGACCCCCTGAGCGCCGACACCACCCAGCAGGGCCGCTGGGGCACGGGCGGTCCCGGGTACCAGTTCAGCGCGGAACTCGTCAGCGGCGTGCGCTTCGACAGGGCCGGGGTGCTGGGCATGGCCCGCTCGCAGAGCCTGAGTTCGCAGGGCAGCCAGTTCTTCATCACGGTCGCGCCCGCCGACTTCCTCAGCGGGAACTACACGGTGTTCGGGCAGGTCATCGCCGGGCAGGACGTCCTGAACCGCCTTCAGCGCAATTACAACAACAGTGGCCCGATTGCCGGGGCGGGCGCGGACACGCTGCTGGGCGTGCAGATCCTTCAGGAGCAGTGA